In the genome of Rhodoplanes sp. Z2-YC6860, one region contains:
- the glgX gene encoding glycogen debranching protein GlgX yields the protein MSYHRLLPSISYPKASQRISAGSPHPLGATWDGRGTNFALFSSTAEKVELCLFDRTGRTELERLPLPERTDDVWHGYVLSARPGQLYGYRVHGPYDPERGFRFNPNKLLIDPYTRQFGGAYHWTDAHLPYRIGHKREDLAIDRRDNARSMIKSAVVDPAHTWGRDIHPSTAWEDTFIYEAHIKGVTQLREDVPKELRGTYRGLAAPAMIEHLRKLGVTALELLPIHSFMDERHLVEHGLKNYWGYNTLSFFALEQRYDNENVQSAFRSTVSELHSAGIEVILDVVYNHTCEGNHLGPTHCYRGIDNTAYYWLVPDKPRFYENYTGTGNALNLTHPRVLQMVMDSLRHWVEVFHVDGFRFDLASTLGRTPGFDRHAAFFAAVRQDPVLANVKMIAEPWDIGLGGYQVGGFPPGWSEWNDVYRKTMRRYWRGEGNLLGELASALTGSAPQYRHDGRAPQASINHVVVHDGFTLNDLVSYEHKHNEANKEDNRDGSDDNNSLNCGVEGPTDDPKILACRRLLRRNQLASLLLAMGVPLMLAGDEVANTQGGNNNAYCQDDEIGWVNWSKLGSEDDDTGFVGAMAELRQRFPQIRTRHWLEGKNGDGSHDVIWLRPDAAEMNEEDWKFPEGRFLAYVLAAPKASGEKAGGEPLYLVFNGAHDAIAVTLPKLPGIAKWSRVLSTADNSVLKEDVSEVPGAKLTSPATSILAFAGKP from the coding sequence TTGTCTTACCACCGCTTGCTGCCCTCTATTTCGTACCCGAAGGCTAGCCAGCGGATTTCCGCCGGCTCGCCGCATCCGCTTGGCGCGACCTGGGATGGCCGCGGCACCAACTTCGCGCTGTTCTCGTCGACCGCCGAGAAGGTGGAGTTGTGCCTGTTCGACCGCACCGGCCGCACCGAGTTGGAGCGCCTTCCGCTGCCGGAACGCACCGACGACGTCTGGCACGGCTACGTGCTGTCCGCCCGGCCGGGCCAGCTTTACGGCTATCGTGTGCACGGGCCGTACGATCCCGAACGCGGCTTCCGCTTCAACCCGAACAAGCTGCTGATCGATCCATACACCAGGCAGTTCGGCGGCGCCTATCACTGGACCGACGCGCATCTGCCCTATCGCATCGGACACAAACGCGAGGACCTCGCCATCGACCGCCGCGACAACGCGCGCTCGATGATCAAATCCGCGGTGGTCGATCCGGCTCACACCTGGGGCCGTGACATCCATCCCAGCACAGCGTGGGAAGACACCTTTATCTACGAGGCTCATATCAAAGGCGTGACGCAGCTTCGGGAGGACGTGCCCAAGGAGCTGCGCGGCACGTACCGAGGTCTCGCCGCGCCTGCGATGATCGAACATCTGCGCAAGCTTGGCGTCACCGCGCTCGAGCTCCTGCCGATCCACTCCTTCATGGACGAGCGCCATCTCGTCGAGCACGGATTGAAGAACTATTGGGGCTACAACACGCTGAGCTTTTTCGCTCTGGAGCAGCGTTACGACAACGAGAACGTCCAGAGCGCCTTCCGCTCCACGGTGTCCGAGCTGCACAGCGCCGGCATCGAGGTGATCCTCGACGTGGTCTACAACCACACCTGCGAGGGCAATCACCTCGGCCCGACCCATTGCTACCGCGGCATCGACAACACCGCGTATTATTGGCTGGTGCCCGACAAGCCGCGCTTTTACGAGAATTACACCGGCACTGGCAACGCGCTGAATCTGACGCATCCGCGCGTGTTGCAGATGGTGATGGACTCGCTGCGGCACTGGGTCGAGGTCTTTCACGTCGACGGCTTCCGCTTCGATCTCGCATCGACACTCGGCCGCACGCCGGGCTTCGACAGGCACGCGGCATTCTTCGCGGCCGTGCGTCAGGACCCGGTGCTGGCCAACGTCAAGATGATCGCCGAGCCATGGGACATCGGCCTCGGCGGCTATCAGGTCGGCGGCTTTCCGCCGGGCTGGTCGGAGTGGAACGACGTCTATCGCAAGACCATGCGGCGCTACTGGCGCGGCGAAGGCAATCTCCTCGGCGAACTTGCCAGCGCGCTGACCGGCTCGGCCCCGCAATACCGGCACGATGGCCGCGCACCGCAGGCCAGCATCAATCATGTCGTCGTGCACGACGGCTTCACGTTGAACGACCTCGTCAGCTATGAGCACAAGCACAACGAGGCGAACAAGGAGGACAATCGCGACGGCTCCGACGACAACAACAGCCTCAATTGCGGCGTCGAGGGCCCGACCGACGATCCCAAGATTCTCGCCTGCCGCAGGCTGCTGCGTCGCAACCAGCTTGCATCTCTGCTTCTCGCCATGGGTGTCCCACTGATGCTGGCCGGCGACGAAGTCGCCAACACGCAAGGCGGCAACAACAACGCCTATTGCCAGGACGACGAGATCGGCTGGGTGAACTGGTCGAAACTCGGCAGCGAAGATGATGACACCGGATTCGTCGGCGCGATGGCCGAGTTGAGGCAGCGCTTCCCGCAGATTCGGACGCGGCACTGGCTCGAAGGCAAAAATGGCGACGGCAGCCACGACGTGATCTGGCTGCGCCCCGACGCGGCCGAGATGAACGAGGAGGATTGGAAATTCCCTGAAGGGCGATTTCTCGCTTATGTGCTGGCGGCGCCCAAAGCCAGCGGCGAGAAGGCCGGCGGCGAGCCGCTCTACCTCGTGTTCAACGGCGCGCACGATGCCATCGCGGTCACCTTGCCAAAGCTTCCGGGCATCGCGAAATGGTCGCGCGTGCTCAGCACGGCCGACAACTCGGTGCTGAAGGAAGACGTGAGTGAGGTGCCTGGCGCAAAGCTCACCTCGCCCGCGACATCGATCCTGGCTTTCGCCGGCAAGCCATGA
- the treZ gene encoding malto-oligosyltrehalose trehalohydrolase, with product MTRDRRFGPAIGADGVTFRLWAPDAKSVALKMHGKEEDIRPMQRDSEGWFSIVAPDARPGTRYRFRIDDEIDVPDPASGFQPEDVNGPSEVIDPAFGWQAAGWKGRPWHECVFLEMHTGTFTTDGTFRAAIDKLDHVVEAGFTAIELMPVADFAGRWNWGYDGVLLFAPDSAYGRPDDLKALIDAAHGKGLMVFLDVVYNHFGPEGNYLGRYAPQFFTPANTPWGSAIDYGNPLVRRFAIENALYWLDEFRFDGLRLDAVHAIVEPGRGLLLRKLSEAAGALIAESGRHIHLVLENDANQASLLDPVVDPPVGKYRAQWNDDYHHAFHVALTGETTSYYADYRDPAPYIARVLAQGFAYQGEPSPHRGGEPRGETTAKLPLTAFVNFLQNHDQIGNRALGERLTGLATPEALEAALAITLLAPGPPLMFMGDEWAAREPFPFFCDFKGDLAQAVREGRRREFSEAYEKYRDEVPDPLAEETVRLATLDWSVRSQSGHTARLTFVKDLLGARKAHITPRLPHLMDGHGTARFEDGVLIAQWRIRPAERLSMLANFSLQARERPHAMSGHAVWGGPPPDELPPWSVFVWIGPS from the coding sequence ATGACCAGGGATCGACGCTTTGGACCGGCGATCGGCGCCGACGGCGTGACGTTCCGGCTGTGGGCGCCGGACGCAAAGAGCGTCGCACTCAAGATGCATGGCAAGGAAGAAGACATCCGTCCGATGCAGCGCGACAGCGAAGGCTGGTTCTCGATCGTGGCGCCGGATGCCAGGCCTGGCACGCGCTACCGCTTCCGCATCGACGACGAGATCGACGTGCCTGACCCTGCGTCGGGCTTCCAGCCGGAAGACGTCAATGGGCCCAGCGAAGTGATCGACCCGGCCTTCGGCTGGCAGGCCGCCGGCTGGAAGGGCCGCCCGTGGCATGAATGCGTGTTCCTGGAGATGCACACCGGCACCTTTACGACGGACGGCACGTTCCGCGCCGCGATCGACAAGCTCGACCATGTGGTCGAGGCAGGCTTCACGGCGATCGAGCTGATGCCCGTCGCCGATTTCGCCGGCCGCTGGAACTGGGGCTATGACGGCGTACTGCTGTTTGCCCCCGACAGCGCCTATGGCCGGCCTGACGATCTCAAGGCCTTGATCGATGCCGCCCATGGCAAGGGCCTGATGGTGTTTCTCGACGTGGTCTACAACCACTTCGGCCCCGAGGGAAATTATCTCGGCCGCTATGCGCCGCAGTTTTTCACGCCGGCGAACACACCCTGGGGCAGCGCGATCGATTACGGAAATCCGCTGGTGCGGCGTTTCGCAATCGAGAATGCCCTCTATTGGCTCGACGAGTTTCGCTTCGATGGGCTGCGCCTCGACGCGGTCCACGCCATCGTCGAGCCGGGCCGCGGACTTCTCCTGCGCAAACTGAGCGAGGCCGCCGGTGCATTGATCGCGGAAAGCGGCCGGCACATTCACCTGGTCCTGGAGAACGATGCCAATCAGGCGAGCCTGCTCGATCCCGTCGTCGATCCTCCTGTCGGCAAGTATCGCGCGCAGTGGAATGACGACTATCACCACGCGTTTCACGTCGCGCTGACAGGTGAAACCACCAGCTACTACGCCGACTATCGCGATCCCGCGCCCTACATCGCGCGAGTGCTGGCACAGGGCTTCGCCTATCAGGGCGAGCCGTCGCCGCATCGCGGCGGCGAGCCGCGCGGCGAAACCACCGCCAAGTTGCCGCTCACGGCGTTCGTCAACTTCCTGCAAAACCACGACCAGATCGGCAACCGCGCGCTCGGCGAACGATTGACCGGGCTGGCAACGCCCGAGGCCCTTGAGGCTGCGCTCGCCATCACGTTGCTCGCGCCGGGCCCGCCGCTGATGTTCATGGGCGACGAATGGGCGGCGCGCGAGCCGTTTCCGTTCTTCTGCGATTTCAAGGGCGATCTGGCACAGGCGGTGCGCGAGGGCCGGCGGCGGGAATTTTCTGAAGCTTATGAAAAGTATCGCGACGAGGTGCCTGATCCTCTGGCGGAAGAAACAGTACGGCTCGCGACCCTCGATTGGAGCGTGCGGTCACAGTCCGGGCACACCGCACGCCTGACATTCGTGAAAGACCTCCTCGGGGCGCGCAAGGCTCACATCACACCGCGGCTGCCGCACTTGATGGACGGTCACGGCACGGCGCGTTTCGAGGACGGCGTCCTCATCGCTCAATGGCGCATACGTCCCGCCGAGAGGCTGTCGATGCTCGCGAACTTCAGCTTGCAAGCGCGCGAGCGGCCTCACGCCATGTCTGGCCACGCCGTGTGGGGCGGCCCGCCACCCGATGAACTTCCGCCGTGGTCGGTGTTCGTATGGATCGGGCCGAGCTGA